One part of the Anaerotruncus rubiinfantis genome encodes these proteins:
- the metG gene encoding methionine--tRNA ligase, with translation MDGTGKTFYITTPIYYPSDKLHIGHSYCTVATDVMARYKRMQGFDVMFLTGTDEHGQKIEQKAEAAGVTPQQYVDNVVAGIKELWKLLNISNDRFIRTTDDYHEESVQKIFKALYDKGYIYKGSYKGKYCTPCESFWTESQLQDGKCPDCGRDVVDAEEEAYFFKLSAFQEKLIELYEDNPHFMEPESRMNEMVNNFIKPGLEDLCVSRTTFKWGVPVTFDPKHVVYVWVDALSNYITALGYGNEKYHDFEKYWPADVHFVGKEIMRFHTIIWPAMLMALDLPLPKKVFGHGWLLLEGGKMSKSKGNVVDPVVLVERYGVDAIRYFLLREFPFGSDGLFSNEGLINRINADLANDLGNLVSRSVAMAEKYFGGTLPAQRKAEPLDDEIIGMAKALKENFETQMESYAFQNALIEVFKLISRTNKYIDETAPWVLAKDEANNPRLATVLYNLLECVRICGILLTPFMPATAPKIFAQIGAADGITSYESAGTFGLLPANVTVHKGEGLFPRIDVAKELAALEAAKPAPKQEPKAALAKQETPKQTEGVTSLIAIDDFAKVQLRVAKVVACEPVPKADKLLKLQLDDGTETGRQVVSGIHPWYEPDALVGKKVIVVANLKPAKLRGVESNGMILAADAGENDVKVIFVDDAVPCGSTVR, from the coding sequence ATGGATGGAACTGGAAAGACCTTTTATATCACGACACCGATCTATTACCCTTCGGACAAGCTGCACATCGGGCACAGCTACTGCACTGTCGCCACCGACGTGATGGCGCGTTACAAACGAATGCAGGGCTTTGACGTGATGTTCCTGACCGGCACCGACGAACATGGCCAGAAGATTGAACAGAAGGCCGAGGCCGCGGGCGTTACGCCGCAGCAGTATGTTGACAACGTGGTGGCGGGAATCAAGGAGCTGTGGAAACTTTTAAATATTTCAAACGACCGTTTTATCCGAACCACCGACGACTATCACGAGGAATCCGTACAGAAGATTTTTAAGGCGCTCTACGACAAGGGCTATATCTATAAGGGCTCGTACAAGGGCAAATACTGCACCCCGTGCGAATCTTTCTGGACGGAAAGCCAGCTCCAGGACGGCAAATGTCCCGACTGCGGACGCGATGTGGTCGACGCCGAGGAGGAAGCCTATTTCTTTAAGCTTTCCGCCTTTCAGGAGAAGCTCATCGAGCTTTACGAGGACAATCCCCATTTCATGGAGCCGGAAAGCCGCATGAATGAAATGGTGAATAACTTTATCAAACCCGGCCTTGAGGATCTCTGTGTTTCCCGAACCACCTTCAAATGGGGCGTGCCTGTCACCTTTGATCCGAAGCATGTCGTCTATGTCTGGGTCGACGCGCTTTCGAACTACATCACCGCGCTTGGCTACGGCAACGAAAAATATCACGATTTTGAAAAATATTGGCCCGCCGACGTACATTTTGTCGGCAAGGAGATCATGCGCTTCCACACGATTATCTGGCCGGCCATGCTGATGGCGCTCGACCTGCCCCTGCCGAAAAAGGTTTTCGGCCATGGCTGGCTGCTGCTCGAAGGCGGCAAGATGAGCAAATCCAAAGGCAATGTGGTCGATCCGGTCGTGCTGGTCGAACGCTACGGCGTGGACGCCATCCGCTATTTCCTGTTGCGGGAATTCCCGTTCGGTTCGGACGGGCTGTTCTCGAACGAAGGGCTCATCAACCGGATCAACGCCGACCTCGCCAACGATTTGGGAAACCTTGTTTCCCGCTCGGTCGCGATGGCGGAAAAATACTTCGGCGGCACGCTCCCCGCGCAGCGCAAAGCCGAGCCGCTCGATGATGAAATCATCGGCATGGCAAAGGCGCTCAAGGAAAATTTCGAGACGCAGATGGAATCCTACGCATTCCAAAACGCTCTGATCGAAGTCTTTAAGCTCATCTCCCGCACCAACAAGTACATCGACGAAACCGCTCCATGGGTGCTTGCAAAGGACGAAGCCAACAATCCCCGCCTCGCCACGGTACTCTATAACCTGCTCGAATGCGTGCGTATCTGCGGTATCCTGCTCACCCCGTTTATGCCCGCCACCGCGCCGAAGATCTTTGCACAGATCGGAGCCGCGGACGGCATCACCTCCTACGAATCCGCCGGAACGTTCGGGCTGCTGCCCGCAAATGTGACCGTCCATAAGGGCGAAGGGCTCTTCCCGCGCATCGACGTTGCAAAGGAACTCGCCGCGCTCGAGGCTGCAAAACCCGCGCCCAAGCAGGAACCGAAAGCCGCCCTCGCCAAGCAGGAGACTCCGAAGCAGACCGAGGGGGTTACGTCGCTCATTGCGATCGACGATTTCGCCAAGGTTCAGCTGCGCGTTGCGAAGGTGGTTGCCTGCGAGCCGGTCCCGAAGGCGGACAAGCTGCTCAAGCTTCAGCTCGATGACGGGACCGAAACCGGCCGCCAGGTTGTTTCGGGTATCCATCCCTGGTATGAGCCGGACGCACTGGTCGGTAAAAAAGTGATTGTGGTCGCGAACCTCAAGCCCGCCAAGCTGCGCGGTGTGGAGAGTAACGGCATGATCCTCGCGGCCGACGCGGGGGAAAACGACGTGAAAGTCATCTTCGTGGACGACGCGGTCCCCTGCGGCTCGACCGTCCGCTGA
- a CDS encoding CTP synthase, whose translation MATKYVFVTGGVVSGLGKGITAASLGRLLKARGYSVTMQKFDPYINVDPGTMSPYQHGEVFVTDDGAETDLDLGHYERFIDENLSVNSNITTGKVYGSVIHKERHGDYLGGTVQVIPHITNEIKERIYRMGSTGSDVVITEIGGTVGDIESLPFLESIRQFVNEAGKENAIYIHVTLVPYISGSNELKSKPTQHSVKELLRQGIQPNILVCRADMEIPEDMRQKLALFCNVRKEDIIQNLTLPTLYEAPLMLEQEGLADAVCHHLGLENRRPDLVEWSDMVKRLKNAYRAVTIGVVGKYVALPDAYISIAESLKHAGIYNDAKVQVKLISSEEVTAENAAEMLAGCSGILIPGGFGDRGIEGKIAAAQYARVNKIPYFGICLGMQISVIEFARNVLHFEGANSAEFDVQPPYPVIHIMAEQQEITDKGGTMRLGLYPCKLTEGSIARSSYSDELIYERHRHRYEFNNLYRRDFEEHGMKISGLSPDQKLVEIVEIPGHPWFVGVQFHPEFKSRPNRPHPLFASFVAAALAHSEK comes from the coding sequence ATGGCAACCAAGTATGTATTCGTCACGGGCGGCGTCGTCTCAGGTCTCGGCAAAGGCATCACCGCCGCATCCCTCGGAAGGCTGCTCAAAGCGCGCGGCTACAGCGTCACCATGCAGAAATTCGACCCTTACATAAATGTCGATCCCGGCACCATGAGCCCGTACCAGCACGGGGAGGTTTTTGTCACCGACGATGGCGCTGAAACCGACCTCGATCTTGGGCATTACGAGCGGTTCATCGACGAAAACCTTTCAGTCAACTCGAATATCACCACCGGAAAAGTTTATGGCTCGGTCATTCATAAAGAGCGCCATGGGGATTACCTTGGAGGTACCGTACAAGTCATCCCGCACATCACCAATGAGATCAAGGAGCGGATCTACCGGATGGGCAGCACCGGCTCGGATGTGGTCATCACCGAGATCGGCGGTACGGTCGGAGATATTGAAAGCCTGCCTTTCCTTGAATCGATCCGTCAGTTTGTCAATGAAGCGGGCAAGGAGAACGCCATCTATATCCATGTGACGCTGGTGCCGTACATCTCCGGCTCAAACGAGCTGAAATCCAAACCGACCCAGCACAGTGTCAAGGAACTGCTCCGCCAGGGTATCCAGCCGAACATCCTGGTCTGTCGCGCGGACATGGAAATCCCGGAGGATATGCGGCAGAAGCTCGCATTGTTCTGCAATGTCCGCAAGGAGGACATCATCCAGAACCTCACCCTGCCGACCCTTTACGAAGCGCCGCTCATGCTCGAACAGGAAGGGCTTGCGGACGCGGTATGCCACCATCTGGGACTCGAAAACCGCAGACCGGACCTCGTGGAATGGTCCGACATGGTAAAACGGCTCAAGAACGCCTACAGAGCTGTCACTATCGGCGTGGTCGGCAAATATGTCGCGCTTCCGGATGCTTATATCTCCATTGCGGAATCGCTCAAACACGCGGGCATCTATAACGATGCGAAAGTGCAGGTCAAACTGATCAGCTCGGAGGAGGTCACTGCTGAAAATGCCGCCGAAATGCTCGCTGGATGCAGTGGTATCCTCATCCCCGGCGGCTTTGGCGACCGCGGCATCGAAGGCAAAATCGCCGCCGCACAGTATGCCCGCGTCAATAAAATCCCCTACTTCGGAATCTGTCTTGGCATGCAGATTTCGGTCATCGAATTCGCCCGCAATGTGCTGCATTTTGAAGGCGCCAACTCCGCTGAATTCGATGTGCAGCCTCCCTACCCGGTCATCCACATCATGGCCGAACAGCAGGAGATCACCGATAAAGGCGGCACCATGCGGCTTGGACTTTATCCCTGCAAACTCACAGAAGGCAGCATCGCCCGTTCGTCCTATTCCGACGAGCTCATCTATGAACGGCATCGTCACCGCTATGAGTTCAATAATCTTTACCGCAGGGACTTTGAAGAACACGGCATGAAAATTTCCGGACTTTCCCCGGATCAGAAACTGGTCGAAATCGTCGAGATTCCCGGACATCCCTGGTTTGTCGGCGTACAGTTCCATCCTGAATTCAAGTCCCGCCCAAACCGCCCGCATCCGCTCTTCGCAAGCTTTGTTGCTGCCGCGCTGGCGCATTCTGAAAAATAA
- a CDS encoding DUF1846 domain-containing protein: MHRVGFDNEKYLKLQSEHIRQRISASGNKLYLEFGGKLFDDFHASRVLPGFAPDSKMKMLLQMKDSAEIVIVINASDIEKNKVRGDLGITYDVDVLRLIDAFRAIGLFVGSVVIAQFAGQPAAEAFKRRLEHLGVKVYLHYPIAGYPSNIPLIVSDDGYGKNEYIETTHPLVVVTAPGPGSGKMAVCLSQLYHEYKRGVKAGYSKFETFPIWNLPLKHPVNLAYEAATADLGDMNMIDPFHLEAYGKTTVNYNRDVEIFPVLNAILTRIAGESPYKSPTDMGVNMAGMCIVDDDAVCAACRQEIIRRYYQALCDQRMGLAEEGSAYRLELLMNQAGISAADRPVIQAANGRAAETGMPAAAIELPDGTLITGKTSSLLGASSAALLNALKYLGGIGHNIHLISPIIIEPIQHLKVDHLGNRNPRLHTDETLIALSISAATSPTAKLAMEQLGKLRGCEAHSSVILSQIDRNIFKKLGINLTSEPQYQTKKLYHK, encoded by the coding sequence GTGCACAGGGTCGGTTTTGACAACGAAAAATATCTGAAGCTTCAATCGGAGCACATCCGCCAGCGGATTTCCGCTTCCGGCAACAAGCTTTATCTCGAATTCGGCGGGAAACTTTTCGACGATTTCCATGCCTCCCGCGTGTTGCCCGGTTTCGCGCCGGACAGCAAGATGAAGATGCTGCTTCAGATGAAGGACAGTGCCGAAATCGTCATCGTCATCAATGCCTCCGACATTGAAAAAAACAAGGTGCGCGGCGATCTTGGCATCACTTACGATGTGGACGTTCTGCGCCTTATCGACGCGTTCCGCGCCATCGGCCTTTTTGTCGGCAGCGTGGTTATCGCGCAGTTTGCCGGACAGCCCGCCGCCGAAGCCTTCAAGCGCCGGCTCGAGCATCTCGGCGTGAAGGTCTATCTGCACTATCCGATCGCCGGATATCCGTCCAACATCCCGCTCATTGTCAGCGACGACGGCTACGGCAAGAATGAGTATATCGAGACGACTCATCCGCTGGTGGTCGTCACCGCGCCCGGCCCCGGCAGCGGCAAGATGGCAGTCTGCCTCTCCCAGCTCTACCATGAATATAAACGCGGGGTCAAAGCGGGCTATTCCAAGTTTGAAACCTTCCCGATCTGGAACCTGCCGCTCAAGCATCCGGTCAACCTCGCTTACGAGGCCGCGACCGCCGATCTGGGCGATATGAACATGATCGACCCGTTCCATCTGGAGGCGTATGGAAAGACCACCGTCAACTATAACCGCGATGTGGAAATCTTCCCGGTTTTAAACGCCATCCTCACCCGGATCGCAGGCGAGAGCCCCTATAAATCCCCCACCGATATGGGCGTCAATATGGCCGGGATGTGCATTGTCGATGACGACGCGGTTTGCGCGGCTTGCCGGCAGGAGATCATCCGCCGGTACTATCAGGCGCTTTGCGACCAGCGCATGGGCCTTGCGGAAGAAGGCAGCGCTTACCGGCTGGAACTGCTGATGAACCAGGCTGGGATCAGCGCGGCTGACCGTCCGGTGATCCAGGCCGCCAACGGGCGCGCCGCTGAAACAGGCATGCCCGCCGCCGCCATCGAACTGCCGGACGGCACCCTCATCACTGGAAAGACCTCCTCCCTGTTGGGCGCTTCCTCAGCCGCTCTGCTCAATGCTCTCAAATACCTTGGCGGCATCGGACACAATATCCACCTGATCTCCCCAATTATCATCGAGCCGATCCAGCATCTCAAGGTCGACCATCTCGGCAACCGCAACCCGCGGCTGCACACCGACGAAACGCTCATTGCCCTTTCGATTTCCGCCGCCACCAGCCCGACCGCCAAGCTCGCGATGGAGCAGCTCGGCAAACTGCGTGGCTGTGAGGCGCATTCCTCGGTCATTCTTTCACAGATCGACCGCAATATCTTCAAAAAGCTCGGTATTAACCTGACGAGCGAACCCCAGTATCAGACCAAGAAGCTGTACCACAAATGA
- a CDS encoding sensor histidine kinase, with the protein MDTSLQNDQFLDRLVQMASTAGLPYVFTDENFNIIWSSEAARTSQPCLSLPDGVHVLLDGYDFDQIRGEIDAHGVFSTVNDAMFLQRSVTVLPLPDQSGHARYLVQPSFFTRQGTGLHPEGTALALSAFGSQYRVPLTAIFSSLSLLRQNAEQQDEQQRAKSLEYLQSINQNAYLILRACDWMTTYTRLSQGLWPSLPRRVEIFGYLRELFEAAARISESAGIPLTFSIPTEPLVISCDLAKLSMAIHNILSNSMRYTRPDNVIEVKVRKIRSYVSVSIVDRGRGIPAKVQPHVFQPYYSFDPSGQPFTGNGLGLAIAKSCVAALGGTITLISEENKGTTVLFTIDAKDDPSAPEAVESTAAEYLSDRFSTLRIALCDAAVPPLR; encoded by the coding sequence ATGGATACGAGTCTGCAAAACGATCAGTTTCTTGACCGGCTGGTTCAAATGGCATCCACAGCCGGCCTTCCTTATGTTTTCACCGATGAGAATTTCAACATCATCTGGAGCAGCGAGGCCGCCCGCACTTCGCAGCCCTGTCTCAGCCTGCCGGACGGGGTTCATGTCCTGCTGGACGGGTATGATTTCGATCAGATCAGAGGGGAAATTGACGCCCACGGCGTATTTTCCACCGTCAATGACGCCATGTTTCTGCAGCGTTCGGTGACGGTCCTTCCTCTGCCCGACCAATCGGGCCATGCCCGCTATCTGGTACAGCCCTCTTTCTTCACCCGCCAGGGCACCGGCCTGCATCCGGAAGGCACGGCGCTCGCGCTTTCCGCGTTCGGCTCGCAGTACCGTGTTCCGCTCACCGCGATTTTCTCATCGCTTTCCCTGCTGCGGCAAAACGCCGAGCAGCAGGATGAACAGCAGCGGGCCAAAAGCCTCGAATACCTGCAATCGATCAATCAAAACGCCTATTTGATCCTGCGCGCCTGCGACTGGATGACCACTTATACCCGGCTTTCCCAGGGGCTTTGGCCCTCCCTTCCCCGCCGCGTTGAGATTTTCGGCTATCTGCGCGAACTCTTTGAGGCTGCCGCCCGGATTTCGGAAAGCGCCGGCATCCCTCTGACCTTTTCCATCCCAACCGAACCGCTTGTCATCTCCTGCGACCTTGCCAAGCTTTCGATGGCGATCCACAATATCCTCTCCAATTCCATGCGGTATACCCGCCCGGACAATGTGATCGAAGTCAAGGTCCGCAAAATCCGCAGTTATGTGAGCGTTTCAATCGTGGACCGCGGGCGCGGCATCCCCGCGAAGGTGCAGCCGCACGTGTTCCAGCCGTATTACTCCTTCGACCCGTCCGGCCAGCCTTTCACCGGCAACGGCTTGGGGCTTGCCATCGCCAAGTCCTGTGTCGCCGCGCTGGGCGGCACCATCACTTTGATCAGCGAGGAAAATAAAGGAACCACCGTCCTTTTCACCATCGACGCCAAGGACGACCCGTCGGCGCCGGAGGCGGTTGAAAGCACTGCGGCGGAATATCTGTCCGATCGTTTTTCCACGCTGCGTATTGCGCTGTGCGACGCCGCCGTTCCGCCGCTGCGCTGA
- the gap gene encoding type I glyceraldehyde-3-phosphate dehydrogenase, whose amino-acid sequence MAIKVGINGFGRIGRLVFRAGLDNPNIEFVGVNDPFMTPDYCAYMLRYDTVHGQYKGEISYTDDAIVVNGKTVKFYAEKDPACIPWGQCGADYVVESTGVFTTMEKAEAHLKAGAKKVIISAPSKDAPMFVMGVNQETYKKEMNIVSNASCTTNCLAPLAKVINDEFGIVDGLMTTVHSTTGTQKTVDGPSKKDWRGGRAASGNIIPSSTGAAKAVGKVIPELNGKLTGMAFRVPTLDVSVVDLTVNLAKPASYEEICAAIKKASEGSLKGILEYVNEDVVSSDFIGDAHTSIFDEKAGIALTDKFVKLVSWYDNEWGYSNKVLMLIQHMASVDAK is encoded by the coding sequence ATGGCAATTAAAGTTGGTATCAACGGTTTTGGCCGCATCGGACGGCTTGTATTCCGCGCTGGTTTGGATAACCCGAACATCGAATTTGTCGGCGTCAATGACCCGTTCATGACTCCGGATTATTGCGCTTACATGCTGCGTTATGACACTGTGCACGGCCAGTACAAAGGTGAAATCAGCTACACCGACGATGCGATCGTCGTAAACGGCAAGACAGTCAAATTCTACGCGGAGAAAGACCCGGCCTGCATCCCGTGGGGCCAGTGCGGCGCTGATTATGTGGTTGAGTCCACCGGCGTTTTCACCACCATGGAAAAGGCGGAGGCGCATCTGAAAGCAGGCGCCAAGAAAGTCATCATTTCCGCGCCTTCCAAGGACGCCCCGATGTTTGTCATGGGCGTTAACCAGGAGACCTACAAAAAAGAGATGAACATCGTCTCCAACGCCTCCTGCACCACCAACTGCCTGGCGCCTCTGGCGAAAGTCATCAACGACGAGTTTGGCATTGTCGATGGCCTGATGACCACCGTCCATTCCACCACCGGCACCCAGAAGACGGTTGACGGCCCGTCCAAGAAGGACTGGAGAGGCGGTCGCGCCGCTTCCGGCAACATCATTCCGTCCTCCACCGGCGCCGCGAAAGCGGTCGGCAAGGTCATTCCGGAACTCAACGGCAAGCTCACCGGCATGGCGTTCCGCGTCCCGACTCTGGACGTTTCGGTTGTCGACCTGACCGTCAACCTGGCCAAACCCGCTTCCTATGAAGAGATCTGCGCCGCCATCAAGAAGGCTTCCGAGGGTTCCCTGAAGGGTATCTTGGAATATGTCAACGAGGATGTCGTTTCCTCCGACTTCATCGGCGATGCGCATACCTCCATCTTCGACGAGAAAGCCGGCATCGCGCTGACCGACAAGTTTGTCAAGCTGGTTTCCTGGTATGACAACGAGTGGGGCTATTCCAACAAGGTCCTGATGCTCATCCAGCACATGGCTTCCGTTGACGCGAAATAA
- a CDS encoding helix-turn-helix domain-containing protein has protein sequence MALISQEELAERVHMSRGHLSHIEAPNMVSSFSISILFDICEALKIQLKNRFTGSDFRSLRRAVQSSTLKTRKLSGKFDQSFRFCCAANLGRRGYTGDCELQRAF, from the coding sequence GTGGCTTTGATTTCTCAAGAGGAGCTTGCCGAGCGCGTACACATGAGCAGGGGACATCTGAGCCATATCGAAGCTCCAAACATGGTGTCATCCTTTTCGATTTCGATTCTATTTGACATCTGCGAAGCGCTTAAAATCCAACTAAAAAATCGCTTCACAGGATCAGATTTCCGCTCGCTGCGGCGAGCGGTTCAGAGCTCCACTCTGAAAACCCGCAAACTTTCGGGAAAGTTTGATCAAAGCTTTCGGTTTTGCTGTGCTGCGAACCTCGGAAGAAGGGGGTACACGGGGGACTGCGAGCTGCAGCGAGCGTTTTGA